Proteins found in one Stigmatopora nigra isolate UIUO_SnigA chromosome 15, RoL_Snig_1.1, whole genome shotgun sequence genomic segment:
- the LOC144208841 gene encoding uncharacterized protein LOC144208841 isoform X1, translating to MRLDFVFVIVAFPLIKSDTSVTFVQLEENQSLELWCPPPEDHGTPTGIRLYHRRGPSQTTLLSLDPGLHGELKLDPDYERRLRLSGVGGASGVKVTLTYLQPGDSGLYACEKRDNGSRHIALTRQVFLLVDNPVKPCQCSSSYSLLLKTIISTTGLLLITLLGLATQECVKMRRRPPIGPAAVDIYEEMTRKQQSADVPRNGQETLEEVSSPLYANTVVRQTQDNYYACPRQITLRT from the exons ATGAGGCTCGACTTCGTGTTTGTCATTGTCGCTTTTCCACTCATCAAAA GCGACACGAGCGTGACCTTTGTACAACTAGAAGAGAATCAATCTCTGGAGCTGTGGTGTCCCCCACCCGAGGATCACGGCACCCCCACCGGCATCCGTCTATATCACCGTCGAGGCCCATCTCAGACCACCCTGCTGTCTTTGGACCCGGGGCTCCACGGCGAGCTCAAGCTGGACCCCGACTACGAACGGCGCTTACGGTTGTCCGGAGTCGGCGGCGCCTCTGGGGTCAAGGTCACGCTGACGTATTTGCAGCCAGGCGACTCGGGGCTGTACGCGTGTGAAAAGCGAGACAACGGCTCACGGCACATTGCTCTCACGCGACAAGTCTTTCTTCTGGTTGACAACCCCG TGAAACCATGCCAATGCTCTTCCAGCTACTCCCTACTTCTCAAAACCATCATTTCCACAACAGGCCTCCTTCTGATCACCCTCCTGGGACTGGCCACGCAAGAATGT GTGAAGATGAGGCGACGCCCTCCCATTGGTCCAGCTGCCGTTGACATCTACGAGGAAATGACCAGGAAGCAGCAAAGCGCCGACGTCCCGCGTAATGGACAGGAAACCCTGGAGGAGGTCTCCTCTCCATTGTATGCGAATACGGTGGTGCGGCAAACGCAGGACAACTACTATGCTTGCCCAAGACAAATTACACTCAGAACTTAA
- the LOC144208841 gene encoding uncharacterized protein LOC144208841 isoform X2: protein MRLDFVFVIVAFPLIKSDTSVTFVQLEENQSLELWCPPPEDHGTPTGIRLYHRRGPSQTTLLSLDPGLHGELKLDPDYERRLRLSGVGGASGVKVTLTYLQPGDSGLYACEKRDNGSRHIALTRQVFLLVDNPGLLLITLLGLATQECVKMRRRPPIGPAAVDIYEEMTRKQQSADVPRNGQETLEEVSSPLYANTVVRQTQDNYYACPRQITLRT, encoded by the exons ATGAGGCTCGACTTCGTGTTTGTCATTGTCGCTTTTCCACTCATCAAAA GCGACACGAGCGTGACCTTTGTACAACTAGAAGAGAATCAATCTCTGGAGCTGTGGTGTCCCCCACCCGAGGATCACGGCACCCCCACCGGCATCCGTCTATATCACCGTCGAGGCCCATCTCAGACCACCCTGCTGTCTTTGGACCCGGGGCTCCACGGCGAGCTCAAGCTGGACCCCGACTACGAACGGCGCTTACGGTTGTCCGGAGTCGGCGGCGCCTCTGGGGTCAAGGTCACGCTGACGTATTTGCAGCCAGGCGACTCGGGGCTGTACGCGTGTGAAAAGCGAGACAACGGCTCACGGCACATTGCTCTCACGCGACAAGTCTTTCTTCTGGTTGACAACCCCG GCCTCCTTCTGATCACCCTCCTGGGACTGGCCACGCAAGAATGT GTGAAGATGAGGCGACGCCCTCCCATTGGTCCAGCTGCCGTTGACATCTACGAGGAAATGACCAGGAAGCAGCAAAGCGCCGACGTCCCGCGTAATGGACAGGAAACCCTGGAGGAGGTCTCCTCTCCATTGTATGCGAATACGGTGGTGCGGCAAACGCAGGACAACTACTATGCTTGCCCAAGACAAATTACACTCAGAACTTAA
- the LOC144209196 gene encoding zona pellucida sperm-binding protein 3-like, with amino-acid sequence MMLALLFLLFLSTASSRLAPAGRSHFYTRPNRPDYERKEAKAQLLDQQRQPLNTVRVTCHPDSLEIHIQADLFDIGMPVHSHEVRLGVELVDGPCIAAPSSATEYRIFVGLLDCGMKYLINDVSLIYTNLLIYTPAPTPDGLIRSDGAVVPIECHYARRYSLSSSSLSPNWIPFKSTQAAEETLDFKLRIMTDDWQNERGANVYYLGEPISIEATVRVGHHVGLRVFLSSCVATLQPDIHALPRYVFIENGCLLDSKLEDSKSRFLVRTQDDKLQFVIDAFRFHDDDRGELYITCDLHAVPVHDTEAPNKACTFVNGRWRSADGNDYLCGYCQNPNEVGQHRSKTAKFSPRGFGQPASPWNSRAPASGWEHQAKLGPMLVLPHQGRWTNPDEQLPPVLQKINKPVLYGSQWMSGLDYLKDPVIGQSSEDDDDATLEDSSLELDHNDAEENELPEPLPTQPEGSVSNSTETVENWPEVVAVATNVTEATPIDSNK; translated from the exons ATGATGTTGGCTTTActctttttgctctttctctcaACGGCCTCTTCTCGGCTGGCCCCGGCAGGTCGCAGCCACTTCTACACCCGACCCAATCGCCCTGATTACGAGCGCAAAGAAGCCAAAGCGCAACTTCTGGACCAGCAGCGGCAGCCCCTCAATACAGTCCGGGTGACCTGCCACCCGGACTCCCTGGAGATCCATATCCAAGCGGACCTGTTTGATATCGGGATGCCCGTCCACAGCCATGAAGTACGTCTTGGGGTGGAACTTGTGGATGGCCCCTGCATTGCTGCGCCATCTTCCGCCACTGAATACAGGATTTTTGTTGGCTTGCTGGACTGTGGTATGAAATATTTG ATTAATGACGTGTCTCTAATCTACACCAACCTTCTCATCTACACTCCGGCACCAACTCCAGATGGCCTTATCCGAAGTGATGGAGCAGTTGTTCCAATTGAGTGTCACTATGCAAG GCGCTACAGTCTTTCCAGTTCTTCCCTCTCACCCAACTGGATTCCCTTCAAGTCGACACAAGCTGCAGAGGAAACTCTGGACTTTAAGCTCAGAATCATGACCG ATGACTGGCAGAACGAGAGGGGAGCCAATGTGTACTACCTGGGAGAGCCTATTTCCATTGAGGCTACTGTTCGAGTGGGCCACCATGTTGGCCTGCGGGTCTTTCTGAGCAGCTGTGTGGCCACGTTGCAGCCTGACATCCACGCTTTGCCAAGATATGTCTTCATTGAGAATGG ATGCTTGTTGGATTCCAAACTTGAAGATTCCAAATCTCGCTTCCTGGTGAGGACCCAAGACGACAAGCTGCAGTTTGTGATTGACGCTTTCAGGTTCCACGATGACGACCGTGGAGAG CTTTACATCACATGCGATCTACATGCAGTGCCAGTTCATGACACGGAGGCCCCAAATAAAGCATGCACTTTTGTTAATGGAAG GTGGCGTTCTGCTGATGGCAATGACTACCTGTGTGGCTATTGTCAAAACCCAAATGAAGTTGGACAACATCGCAGCAAGACCGCCAAGTTTTCTCCTCGTGGTTTTGGCCAACCGGCATCTCCTTGGAATAGCAGAGCTCCTGCCAGCG GTTGGGAGCACCAGGCCAAATTGGGCCCCATGTTAGTCCTGCCCCATCAGGGAAGGTGGACCAATCCTGATGAGCAGTTGCCTCCAGTCCTCCAAAAGATCAACAAGCCAGTGTTGTACGGAagccagtggatgagtggtctTGACTACCTGAAGG acccAGTGATTGGGCAAAGCtctgaagatgatgatgatgctacCTTGGAGGATTCATCACTTGAACTTGATCATAATG ATGCTGAAGAAAATGAACTTCCTGAACCATTGCCCACCCAACCAGAGGGATCAGTTTCCAATTCCACCGAGACTGTTGAGAATTGGCCAGAGGTGGTGGCTGTTGCCACCAATGTAACTGAAGCAACCCCTATTGActctaataaataa